Proteins co-encoded in one Malus domestica chromosome 09, GDT2T_hap1 genomic window:
- the LOC103408871 gene encoding F-box protein SKIP27-like, translated as MALGKKCKSCLKAKRGSGGAVAAEAEPMMELGFVKYTRALGRKRIGISNNGEEASPADLYPNTPLKKQRSGKMIWESKTAASSALEALPQEILIKVVCGVDHDDLKRLFRVSKAIREATLVAKQWHFAS; from the exons ATGGCGTTGGGAAAGAAGTGCAAGAGTTGCTTGAAAGCGAAGCGTGGCAGCGGCGGTGCTGTTGCGGCGGAGGCGGAGCCGATGATGGAGTTAGGGTTTGTGAAGTACACGCGAGCTTTGGGGAGGAAGAGGATTGGGATTTCTAACAATGGCGAGGAGGCATCGCCGGCTGATTTGTATCCCAATACTCCATTGAAGAAGCAGCGGAGTGGGAAGATGATTTGGGAATCGAAAACTGCCGCCTCCTCCGCCCTAGAAGCTCTGCCTCAGGAGATTCTG ATTAAGGTTGTGTGTGGAGTCGATCACGATGATTTGAAGCGGCTTTTCCGTGTATCGAAAGCGATTAGAGAAGCG ACTCTGGTTGCGAAGCAGTGGCATTTTGCTTCTTAG